A stretch of the Bdellovibrionota bacterium genome encodes the following:
- a CDS encoding outer membrane lipoprotein-sorting protein has product LQPESFESYRKLINIEPSGAKREFLLYTLKKGNDKIASLFLSPASEKGRATLRLGDNMWLYIPNVGKPVRITSLQSVVGGVFNNADIMRLDYNVEYDVQNIVDEKNEHVLDLKAKTTTVAYDKLKMWVDKKTIVPTKVECYAATGLLIKTLYFKERKSFEGVLRPSVIETDSPLYKGYQSILAYANVKKRIVADEVFTLEFLAKIETIR; this is encoded by the coding sequence CTCCAGCCGGAGTCGTTCGAATCTTATCGAAAGCTCATAAATATAGAACCGAGCGGAGCGAAAAGGGAATTTCTCCTCTACACGTTGAAAAAGGGCAACGACAAGATTGCTTCACTCTTTCTTTCTCCCGCAAGTGAGAAGGGAAGAGCCACCCTGAGGTTGGGGGATAACATGTGGCTCTATATTCCCAACGTGGGCAAACCGGTGCGGATCACCAGTCTCCAATCGGTCGTAGGCGGGGTGTTTAACAACGCGGACATCATGCGTCTTGACTATAATGTGGAATACGACGTTCAAAACATTGTGGACGAGAAGAACGAGCACGTTCTCGACCTAAAGGCAAAAACCACCACCGTCGCTTACGACAAACTGAAAATGTGGGTGGATAAGAAAACGATCGTTCCTACCAAGGTCGAGTGCTATGCGGCGACCGGGCTGTTGATCAAGACCCTTTACTTCAAGGAAAGAAAATCGTTCGAAGGGGTTCTGCGGCCATCCGTCATCGAGACCGACAGCCCGCTTTATAAGGGCTATCAGTCCATACTGGCCTATGCGAATGTCAAGAAGCGAATCGTCGCCGACGAAGTATTTACGCTGGAATTTCTCGCAAAGATCGAAACTATCCGGTGA